One window from the genome of Natronomonas pharaonis DSM 2160 encodes:
- a CDS encoding RNA-guided endonuclease TnpB family protein produces MPTKTLEATLAPPTAHKERKLQQLHDLYHEGLHEAFEAGADTQSAVNDIVTPYDLPYQVKDALKNYVPSLDDAQELSDDHPTRMVNRAASFDYSEERTHSYVWEVPQPGRGTNFWVPLRINPEQEQLWADLLDGNVSPGQLQLIQNRTSWKLHVAVEYSVEDADYDTDSDDVTHIGLDIGESSLIMGCALRDGSPTRPLVCDGSRAKHLRKEMHTTLKRLQERDAAEWRIDERFDHYQNALTDIVEKASRQAVEYARGFEKPVLVMEDLTYIRESLDCGKFMNRRLHAWAFARLQDRIEDKARAAGIPVEYVNAAYTSQTCHECGHIGYRDSGGAFHCTNDGCHITTFEGDINGAINIAQRADPWGESVPLKPAGNDSPRDGSACDSTTTHTEQSQSEQMTLGEVGSKPTASN; encoded by the coding sequence ATGCCGACTAAGACGCTCGAAGCGACACTCGCGCCGCCGACAGCTCACAAAGAGCGAAAGCTACAGCAACTCCACGACCTGTATCACGAGGGGCTGCACGAAGCGTTCGAGGCTGGCGCTGATACGCAGTCGGCAGTCAACGACATTGTGACGCCCTACGACCTGCCGTATCAGGTCAAAGACGCACTCAAAAACTACGTGCCGTCGTTGGACGATGCACAGGAATTGAGTGACGACCACCCGACACGGATGGTCAACCGTGCCGCCAGCTTCGACTACTCAGAGGAGCGAACACACAGTTACGTGTGGGAAGTCCCGCAACCCGGACGTGGGACGAATTTCTGGGTACCGCTTCGCATCAATCCTGAACAGGAGCAACTGTGGGCCGACCTACTGGACGGGAACGTGTCGCCCGGTCAACTCCAACTGATACAGAATCGCACATCATGGAAGCTACACGTCGCCGTCGAGTATTCCGTCGAGGACGCCGACTACGATACCGACAGCGACGACGTGACGCACATCGGTCTGGACATTGGTGAATCGTCGCTTATCATGGGCTGTGCCCTCAGAGACGGTTCACCGACCCGCCCGCTTGTGTGTGACGGGAGCCGTGCGAAGCATCTCCGCAAAGAGATGCACACCACCCTCAAACGCCTGCAAGAGCGTGACGCCGCCGAGTGGCGCATAGACGAGCGATTCGACCACTACCAGAACGCCCTCACGGATATTGTCGAGAAGGCGTCTCGGCAGGCTGTCGAGTACGCCCGTGGATTCGAGAAGCCGGTGCTGGTGATGGAGGATCTGACGTACATCCGCGAATCGTTGGACTGCGGCAAATTCATGAACCGGCGACTCCACGCATGGGCGTTCGCTCGGTTACAGGACCGAATTGAGGACAAAGCGCGAGCCGCTGGTATCCCGGTCGAATACGTGAACGCCGCATACACCTCGCAAACGTGCCACGAGTGCGGTCACATCGGCTATCGAGACAGTGGCGGAGCGTTCCACTGTACGAACGACGGGTGCCACATCACGACGTTTGAGGGTGATATAAACGGCGCTATCAATATCGCACAGCGGGCAGACCCGTGGGGAGAGAGCGTGCCGCTGAAACCGGCAGGCAATGACTCGCCTCGGGATGGGAGTGCCTGTGACAGCACCACGACCCACACCGAACAGAGCCAATCAGAGCAGATGACGCTCGGTGAGGTCGGGTCGAAACCCACTGCCAGTAATTAG
- a CDS encoding halocyanin domain-containing protein: protein MGTHTRRRFVRGTAAVAATGALAGCNGNGNGNENGNGDDAAPEDPAEAAENFLNEHDANQYDGLVDRTGEDEITIDNGAGPNGFAFDPAGVRIDAGTTVTWEWTGEGGAHNVVSEPDSDFDLETELVDEEGFTYEVTFDEPGAALYVCTAHRAQNQYGAVVVE, encoded by the coding sequence ATGGGCACACACACCAGACGCCGATTCGTCCGTGGAACAGCAGCTGTTGCGGCAACCGGCGCGCTTGCCGGCTGTAACGGGAACGGGAATGGAAACGAAAACGGAAACGGCGACGACGCCGCTCCCGAGGACCCAGCGGAAGCAGCCGAGAACTTCCTCAACGAACACGATGCGAACCAGTATGACGGGCTTGTCGACCGGACTGGTGAAGACGAAATCACCATCGACAACGGGGCAGGTCCGAACGGCTTCGCGTTCGACCCTGCGGGCGTCCGTATCGATGCCGGTACGACTGTCACGTGGGAGTGGACCGGCGAGGGCGGCGCCCACAACGTCGTGTCCGAGCCCGACAGCGACTTCGACCTAGAGACCGAACTTGTCGACGAAGAGGGATTCACCTACGAGGTGACGTTCGACGAACCGGGCGCCGCGCTCTACGTCTGTACGGCCCACCGTGCACAAAACCAGTACGGCGCCGTCGTCGTCGAGTGA
- a CDS encoding cystathionine gamma-synthase translates to MEPTDPSDETDEEPADGRIETQAIHAGQSPDAETGAIMPPIYATSTYEQDAPGEDRGYEYSRTGNPTRTALEDNLAALEGGDYGRAFASGMASINTVLNLLSAGDHVVAGDDVYGGTHRLFREVFEQYDLSFSFVDTTDLDAVEAAIRPETELLWVETPTNPLLRINDIEALSAIAHDHDALCAVDNTFATPYLQRPLEHGADIVSHSLTKYLGGHSDVVGGALVTDDADLDEQLGFYQNSVGATPDPFACFLVLRGTKTLPVRMDRHCANAETIAEKLDAHPAVDRVHYPGLDDHPGHELAAEQMDGFGGMVSVELDATLEETREVVSSTEVFTLAESLGGVESLLEQPATMTHASIPPEERRAAGLTDGLIRLSVGTEHVDDLWADLEAAIEDAVEY, encoded by the coding sequence ATGGAGCCGACTGACCCTTCCGACGAGACGGACGAGGAGCCGGCCGACGGTCGCATCGAGACGCAGGCGATCCATGCCGGCCAGTCGCCTGACGCCGAGACCGGCGCGATTATGCCACCCATCTACGCCACCTCGACCTACGAGCAGGACGCCCCCGGTGAGGACCGCGGCTACGAATACTCCCGGACGGGCAACCCCACGCGGACGGCCCTTGAGGACAACCTCGCCGCGCTCGAAGGCGGCGACTACGGACGGGCCTTCGCCAGCGGCATGGCCTCTATCAATACGGTGCTGAATCTGCTGTCGGCCGGCGACCATGTTGTTGCCGGCGACGATGTCTACGGCGGCACCCACCGCCTCTTTCGGGAGGTCTTCGAGCAGTACGACCTCTCGTTTTCCTTTGTCGATACGACCGACCTCGACGCCGTCGAGGCGGCCATCCGCCCGGAAACGGAACTGCTCTGGGTCGAGACGCCGACCAACCCGCTGTTGCGCATCAATGATATCGAGGCGCTGTCGGCCATCGCCCACGACCACGACGCGCTCTGTGCGGTCGACAACACCTTTGCCACGCCGTATCTGCAACGCCCGCTCGAACACGGCGCAGACATCGTCTCACACTCGCTGACGAAATACCTCGGCGGCCACTCCGACGTTGTCGGCGGCGCGCTCGTAACCGACGACGCTGACCTCGACGAGCAGTTGGGCTTCTATCAAAACAGCGTCGGCGCGACGCCCGACCCCTTCGCTTGCTTTCTGGTACTCCGTGGCACCAAGACGCTTCCTGTCCGCATGGACCGCCACTGTGCGAACGCCGAAACCATCGCCGAAAAGCTCGATGCCCACCCGGCCGTCGACCGCGTCCATTACCCGGGTCTCGATGACCACCCCGGCCACGAACTCGCGGCCGAACAGATGGACGGCTTCGGCGGGATGGTCAGCGTCGAACTCGATGCGACGCTTGAGGAGACGCGTGAGGTTGTCTCCTCGACGGAGGTGTTCACCCTCGCTGAGAGCCTCGGCGGCGTCGAAAGCCTTCTCGAACAGCCGGCGACGATGACCCACGCCTCGATTCCGCCCGAGGAGCGCCGCGCTGCGGGGCTTACTGACGGACTCATCCGGCTGAGCGTCGGCACCGAACACGTCGATGACCTCTGGGCCGACCTCGAAGCGGCCATCGAAGACGCTGTCGAGTACTGA
- a CDS encoding PLP-dependent cysteine synthase family protein, translating into MTTHREPLASVVETVGETPLVRVQASPPDVPVYAKLESFNPGASIKDRVGVHIIEGLLESGDLDPGGTVIEPTAGNTGIGMAMAATQYDVDAVFTVPEKFSVEKQVLMRALGADIVNTPTEEGMGGAIERAHELAADEPNAVVPQQFSTDLNVQAHAETTAPEVYEALDGEVGAIVAGCGTAGTLMGMARYALDTNPATHIVAVEPEGSVFRRAAGDDAEASEYNIEGIGTHDHTTNELFDPELVDEIQSVSDRDAQKELKRLAAEEGQLVATSSGAASVVALDVARRAADGDLSLPHDTVVTVFPDSSERYLSKGIYDSYEEWIHGAD; encoded by the coding sequence ATGACCACACACCGGGAGCCGCTCGCATCCGTCGTCGAGACGGTTGGCGAGACGCCGCTCGTGCGAGTGCAAGCGAGCCCGCCCGACGTTCCTGTCTACGCCAAACTCGAATCCTTCAACCCGGGGGCAAGCATCAAAGACCGGGTCGGCGTCCACATCATCGAGGGACTACTGGAGTCCGGCGACCTCGACCCCGGGGGCACCGTCATTGAGCCGACGGCCGGCAACACCGGCATCGGAATGGCGATGGCGGCCACCCAGTACGACGTCGACGCCGTCTTCACCGTCCCCGAGAAGTTTAGCGTCGAAAAGCAGGTACTCATGCGGGCGCTCGGTGCCGACATCGTCAACACGCCGACCGAGGAGGGGATGGGTGGTGCCATCGAACGCGCACACGAACTCGCCGCCGACGAGCCCAACGCCGTCGTTCCCCAGCAGTTCTCGACGGACTTGAACGTACAGGCCCACGCGGAGACGACTGCGCCGGAGGTCTACGAGGCGCTCGACGGCGAGGTCGGCGCTATCGTCGCCGGCTGCGGGACCGCCGGGACGCTGATGGGGATGGCCCGGTATGCGCTCGATACGAACCCCGCGACACACATCGTCGCCGTCGAGCCGGAGGGGTCGGTCTTTCGTCGGGCGGCGGGCGATGATGCCGAAGCCAGCGAGTACAACATCGAAGGCATCGGCACACACGACCACACCACAAACGAGCTGTTCGACCCGGAGCTGGTCGACGAGATTCAGTCGGTGAGCGACCGGGACGCCCAAAAAGAGCTGAAGCGGCTCGCTGCCGAGGAGGGACAGCTCGTTGCAACGAGCTCGGGGGCCGCAAGCGTCGTCGCCCTCGATGTCGCGCGCCGTGCCGCTGACGGCGACCTTAGCTTGCCACACGATACGGTCGTGACGGTTTTTCCTGATTCCAGCGAGCGCTACCTGTCGAAAGGTATCTACGACTCCTACGAGGAGTGGATTCATGGAGCCGACTGA
- a CDS encoding outer membrane protein assembly factor BamB family protein — protein MRWTRRRVVAAIGAATTAAVAGCSDTDEDAENGTPAGQEHEQTPTPEQTPEPASAVPMVGYDATRTAAPPGVAGPAGAVEADWTFELDDRTTAAPVIADGTVYIGGDDLTVYAIDADDGTERWQYSTNGDVTAAAATDGDRVYVGSSDGNLYALADGDDEWVFETGDGIDSAPAVVDGTVYVGSGDRTVYAVDADSGQEQWHFDADDSVTGAPAVVGDTVYVGSRDSNVYAIAADDGTERWTFRTEGAGSVSPAVADGTVYVGCWDGRLYAIDAAEGEERWQLSLDGRVQASPAVADGTVYAASTGGDVVAATTDGEALWRTNTNSRIESAPTVAGGVVYLGSGDRNVYAFDAANDGEALWRVDVEGAVHAAPAVLDGTVYAGTYGGDVVALRNESA, from the coding sequence ATGCGATGGACTCGACGACGCGTCGTCGCTGCCATCGGTGCCGCTACGACGGCAGCGGTGGCCGGCTGCAGCGATACTGACGAGGATGCGGAAAACGGAACGCCGGCCGGTCAGGAACACGAACAGACACCGACGCCCGAACAGACGCCGGAGCCAGCAAGCGCCGTCCCGATGGTCGGATACGACGCAACGAGGACGGCTGCTCCGCCGGGCGTAGCCGGTCCGGCCGGTGCGGTCGAGGCCGACTGGACGTTCGAACTCGACGACCGGACGACAGCCGCACCCGTCATCGCTGACGGCACGGTCTACATCGGTGGCGACGACCTCACGGTGTACGCCATCGACGCCGACGACGGCACCGAACGCTGGCAGTACAGCACCAACGGCGACGTGACCGCCGCCGCAGCCACCGACGGAGACCGGGTCTATGTCGGCAGCAGTGACGGCAACCTCTATGCGCTTGCCGACGGCGACGACGAGTGGGTCTTCGAGACCGGCGACGGCATCGACTCAGCACCTGCGGTCGTTGACGGGACTGTTTACGTCGGCAGCGGTGACCGCACCGTCTACGCCGTCGATGCCGACAGCGGCCAAGAGCAGTGGCACTTCGACGCCGACGACAGCGTCACTGGCGCGCCGGCCGTGGTCGGCGACACCGTCTATGTCGGCAGCCGCGACAGCAACGTCTATGCGATTGCTGCCGACGACGGTACAGAACGCTGGACGTTCCGCACCGAAGGGGCCGGCTCTGTGTCGCCGGCCGTCGCCGACGGAACGGTGTACGTGGGCTGCTGGGATGGCCGTCTCTACGCCATCGACGCCGCCGAGGGCGAGGAGCGCTGGCAACTGTCGCTCGACGGACGGGTGCAGGCGTCGCCGGCCGTCGCCGATGGGACAGTGTACGCGGCCAGCACCGGCGGCGACGTTGTCGCGGCGACGACTGACGGCGAAGCGCTGTGGCGGACGAACACGAACAGCCGCATCGAGTCGGCACCGACCGTCGCTGGCGGCGTTGTCTATCTCGGCAGCGGCGACCGGAACGTGTACGCCTTCGATGCCGCCAATGATGGCGAGGCGTTGTGGCGCGTCGATGTCGAGGGCGCCGTCCACGCTGCTCCGGCGGTCCTCGATGGAACGGTCTACGCCGGGACCTACGGCGGTGACGTTGTCGCGCTCAGAAACGAATCGGCGTAG
- a CDS encoding translation initiation factor IF-5A → MPKEQKEVRDLQEGNYVMIEDVPSKITSYSTSKPGKHGSAKARVEGTGVFDGQKRNFTQPVDAKVWVPIVNRKQGQVVSVSGDDMQVMDLETYETITMRIPEDLAPESDDEIEYLEFEGQRKVV, encoded by the coding sequence ATGCCCAAAGAGCAAAAAGAGGTCCGAGACCTTCAGGAAGGCAACTACGTCATGATCGAAGATGTCCCGTCGAAAATTACCTCCTACAGCACCTCGAAGCCGGGCAAGCACGGGAGCGCCAAAGCCCGTGTCGAGGGAACGGGCGTCTTCGACGGCCAAAAGCGGAACTTCACCCAGCCGGTCGACGCGAAGGTCTGGGTACCCATCGTCAACCGAAAGCAGGGACAGGTTGTCTCCGTCTCGGGTGACGACATGCAGGTGATGGACCTCGAAACCTACGAGACCATCACGATGCGCATCCCTGAGGACCTCGCCCCCGAATCCGACGACGAGATCGAGTACCTCGAATTCGAGGGACAGCGCAAGGTCGTCTGA
- a CDS encoding arginase family protein — protein sequence MGGFPGANASREAADYAVVGAPLDVSTTFQPGTRFGPDQVRRFARPFDDYDHRTGRRFSDLVCDAGDVAAWDDAADYLQFLDGQLTDHHRDGRVPLLLGGEHTVTVAGLRAADPDVYVCLDAHLDLYESYAGNDLAHATVAHHALDIADEAILLGVRTGSEAEWDRAAESDVTVVEPEAVAGWTPDFDGEAYFSVDIDAADPAYAPGTGTPVPFGLEPRTMRSVVRAVAPQAVGFDVVEVNDRDDGQAASLAGKLLQEFVFAHADG from the coding sequence ATGGGCGGATTTCCCGGTGCAAACGCCTCCCGTGAGGCTGCCGATTATGCTGTCGTCGGGGCACCGCTGGACGTCTCGACGACGTTCCAGCCCGGCACCCGGTTCGGTCCCGACCAAGTCCGCCGCTTTGCCCGCCCGTTCGACGACTACGACCACCGCACTGGCAGACGGTTCTCGGACCTCGTCTGCGACGCCGGCGACGTCGCCGCCTGGGACGACGCCGCCGATTACCTGCAGTTTCTGGACGGCCAACTCACAGACCACCACCGCGACGGTCGAGTGCCGCTGTTGCTCGGCGGCGAACACACCGTCACTGTCGCCGGCCTCCGGGCGGCCGACCCCGATGTCTACGTCTGTTTGGACGCCCATCTCGACCTGTATGAGTCCTACGCCGGCAACGACCTCGCCCACGCAACGGTCGCCCACCACGCGCTCGACATCGCCGATGAGGCAATTCTGCTGGGCGTTCGCACCGGCAGCGAAGCCGAGTGGGACCGCGCCGCAGAAAGCGACGTAACCGTTGTCGAACCAGAGGCTGTCGCCGGCTGGACGCCCGACTTCGACGGCGAGGCCTACTTCAGCGTCGATATCGACGCCGCCGACCCGGCGTATGCGCCGGGCACCGGCACACCGGTCCCGTTCGGGCTGGAGCCACGGACGATGCGGTCCGTCGTCAGGGCCGTTGCCCCGCAGGCGGTCGGCTTCGACGTTGTCGAGGTCAACGACCGCGACGACGGACAGGCGGCCTCGCTTGCTGGCAAGCTGCTTCAGGAGTTCGTTTTCGCACACGCCGACGGCTAG
- a CDS encoding Nif3-like dinuclear metal center hexameric protein, with the protein MQLETLCSRLDDRLNHDDYADVDASANGLQVGDDDRTVERVAVAVDGVEATVDAAAEAGADLLVVHHGFVWGGLDRVTGREYDRIAACIENDVPLYVSHLPLDGHPELGNAAGLAEFLDCTVTEPFGDYGGVTIGQQAQAETPYTVATLRERLGDLDTGGQPVQVLDFGPETIEDIAIVTGSGTDWIREAEAAGVDALVTGEGKQKAYHEAREAGISVFLAGHYATETFGVRRIAEPIEEWGLETTFLDHPTGL; encoded by the coding sequence ATGCAACTGGAGACGCTCTGTTCCCGGCTCGACGACCGACTGAACCACGATGACTACGCTGATGTTGATGCCAGCGCTAACGGCCTGCAGGTCGGCGATGACGACCGGACCGTAGAGCGCGTCGCCGTGGCCGTCGACGGCGTCGAGGCAACCGTCGACGCCGCTGCCGAGGCCGGCGCGGACCTGCTCGTCGTCCACCACGGCTTCGTGTGGGGTGGCCTCGACCGCGTTACCGGCCGTGAATACGACCGCATCGCTGCCTGCATCGAAAACGACGTACCACTGTACGTCTCTCATCTCCCGCTGGATGGTCACCCGGAACTCGGCAACGCTGCCGGGCTGGCTGAGTTCCTCGACTGTACGGTGACCGAGCCGTTCGGCGACTACGGCGGCGTCACTATCGGCCAGCAGGCCCAGGCTGAGACACCCTACACGGTTGCCACCCTCCGCGAACGGCTGGGCGACCTCGATACCGGCGGGCAGCCGGTGCAGGTGCTCGATTTCGGCCCCGAAACCATCGAAGATATCGCCATCGTCACCGGCTCCGGGACGGACTGGATACGGGAGGCCGAGGCTGCCGGCGTCGATGCGCTGGTGACCGGCGAGGGCAAGCAGAAGGCCTACCATGAGGCCCGTGAGGCCGGAATTTCGGTCTTTCTGGCGGGCCACTACGCCACCGAAACGTTCGGCGTCCGTCGGATAGCCGAACCCATCGAAGAGTGGGGCCTCGAAACGACGTTCCTCGACCATCCGACGGGGTTGTGA
- a CDS encoding APC family permease: MDDPPAGVGAEGGPSETVIETDEATVTESAELERTIGLSGGLAIGIGTMIGAGIFVFPGLAAGRAGPAAALSFAIGAVIALLVALPASELATAMPKSGGGYYFISRGLGTLAGTIVGLSLWFGLVFATAFYLVGFGYYAVDALREVGFAVGEGIVIPLALLFGAAFTVLNVTGTENAAKLQNGIVALLLSILAVFLSAGVLTSLGVVGEPSAPEQFLPAGAGIGIVFSTAALVFTSYLGFAQIATVAGEMKSPGRNLPLSMVGSVLVVGVLYVLTIFVATSAFGATRLSELGETAMVAVGRELLGPAGALAIIIGGLLATMSSENASILSTSRAIYAVSRDGLLPSAASRINLKYGTPHVALGMAGGPILALTWTGRVEILAEVASFLHLVMYGLICIALIALRRDEPSWYDPDFRTPGYPVIPILGAVASFALIAFMQPLSRILGIAVIIGTAVWYVYYARDVNLKGAL; this comes from the coding sequence ATGGACGACCCACCCGCCGGAGTCGGCGCCGAAGGAGGGCCGTCGGAGACTGTCATCGAAACTGACGAGGCGACCGTCACCGAGAGCGCGGAGCTTGAGCGTACAATCGGGCTTTCGGGCGGGCTTGCCATCGGTATCGGAACGATGATCGGCGCGGGGATTTTCGTCTTCCCGGGGCTGGCAGCCGGGCGTGCCGGGCCGGCGGCGGCGTTGTCGTTCGCCATCGGTGCGGTCATCGCCCTGCTGGTCGCGCTGCCGGCCTCCGAGCTGGCGACCGCGATGCCGAAATCCGGCGGCGGCTACTATTTCATCTCCAGGGGGCTGGGGACGCTTGCCGGCACCATTGTCGGCCTGTCGCTGTGGTTCGGGCTGGTGTTTGCGACCGCCTTCTATCTCGTCGGCTTCGGCTACTACGCTGTCGACGCGCTTCGTGAGGTCGGCTTCGCCGTCGGCGAGGGCATCGTCATCCCGTTGGCGCTGCTTTTCGGGGCGGCGTTTACGGTGTTGAACGTGACGGGGACGGAAAACGCCGCGAAGCTGCAGAACGGCATCGTGGCGCTGTTGCTCTCGATTCTGGCCGTCTTCCTCAGCGCAGGCGTCCTGACCTCGCTGGGCGTCGTCGGCGAACCCTCCGCTCCCGAGCAGTTCCTGCCGGCCGGCGCGGGCATCGGCATCGTTTTCTCGACAGCAGCGCTCGTGTTTACCTCGTATCTCGGCTTCGCACAGATAGCGACCGTTGCCGGTGAGATGAAGTCGCCGGGGCGGAACCTGCCGCTGTCGATGGTCGGGTCGGTGCTCGTCGTCGGCGTGCTCTACGTGCTGACAATATTCGTCGCCACGAGCGCCTTCGGCGCGACGCGACTCTCGGAGCTCGGCGAAACGGCGATGGTTGCGGTCGGTCGCGAACTCCTCGGTCCCGCCGGGGCGCTCGCCATCATCATCGGTGGCCTGCTGGCGACGATGTCGAGCGAGAACGCGTCGATTCTATCGACCTCGCGGGCGATTTACGCCGTTTCGCGGGATGGGCTGCTACCGTCGGCGGCCAGCCGTATCAACCTGAAATACGGCACCCCACACGTCGCGCTGGGGATGGCCGGCGGGCCGATACTCGCGCTGACGTGGACAGGACGCGTCGAGATACTGGCCGAAGTGGCGTCGTTTCTCCATCTCGTCATGTACGGGCTCATCTGTATCGCTCTCATCGCTCTCCGCCGCGACGAGCCGTCGTGGTACGACCCGGACTTCCGGACGCCGGGCTATCCCGTTATTCCCATCCTCGGCGCGGTCGCGAGCTTCGCGCTCATCGCATTCATGCAGCCGCTGTCGCGCATTCTCGGCATTGCTGTCATCATCGGTACCGCCGTCTGGTATGTCTACTACGCGCGGGACGTGAACCTCAAAGGAGCACTATAA
- a CDS encoding universal stress protein, with protein sequence MTRVLVPIEVLEGQSVSWGLIELLGTVNVTVLGYHELPEQTPPEQAKEQFEGRANEALSDLETEFRDAGSTVDSRLVFTQDGRSTINRVATEVDADAYTIPGMTGDIARILVPLSGDVAVERILSFVEALLGGRDIGVTLFLASDAEGAGELLDRSATRLREQDISVETRLETGDSPFDALVEAVSGHDAVVMGEKAPSLSSFLFGEETERLATASVGPVLVVRNPDNREA encoded by the coding sequence ATGACACGTGTACTCGTACCAATCGAAGTGTTGGAAGGACAGTCAGTTTCGTGGGGACTCATCGAACTGCTCGGGACGGTCAACGTCACCGTGCTCGGCTACCACGAGTTGCCGGAGCAGACGCCACCCGAGCAGGCCAAAGAGCAGTTCGAAGGGCGAGCCAACGAGGCGCTTTCCGACCTCGAAACCGAGTTCCGGGATGCGGGGAGCACGGTCGACTCACGGCTCGTCTTCACGCAGGACGGTCGAAGTACGATCAACCGGGTCGCAACGGAAGTCGATGCCGACGCCTACACGATTCCGGGCATGACCGGAGACATCGCACGGATTTTGGTACCGCTGTCCGGCGATGTCGCCGTCGAGCGCATCCTCAGCTTCGTCGAAGCGCTGCTCGGCGGGCGCGACATCGGCGTGACGCTGTTTCTCGCAAGCGACGCCGAGGGGGCGGGCGAACTACTCGACCGAAGTGCAACACGGCTCCGCGAACAGGATATTTCGGTCGAGACGCGGCTGGAGACGGGAGATAGCCCGTTCGACGCGCTCGTCGAGGCCGTCTCCGGTCACGACGCGGTCGTCATGGGTGAAAAAGCGCCGTCGCTGTCGTCGTTCCTGTTCGGCGAGGAGACAGAACGCCTCGCAACCGCGTCCGTCGGCCCCGTGCTCGTCGTTCGAAACCCAGACAACCGCGAGGCGTGA